In Providencia hangzhouensis, the DNA window GCTCAGGGAAATCTGTGGGTAATTGTTCTCTCACTTTCTTAATAACACTTTCCATTTGCTCACCAAATTCAATTAAGATTTTTTCCATCTCAGCACGATCAAATCCAACGGCTTTGGCCGTTGAAAAAAAATGTCTTGGGAAAATTTGCTCTATATTGTATTTCATCCCCCTTGTTCCCTTCAGCCCCATAGCCAATTTGGCATCTCTAGGGTTAATTCCCCTCCCCCCATAACTAGGATACATGGACAAAATATCGTAAAAAGGTGTTAACTGATAACGGCCTTCAGGTTCAATAAATAATGAAAAATTTTTAGCATGGCCATCCGTCGCTGCAAGTAACCAAAACAAAACCTGGCTCTTCATAAACTGATATCTATCTTTCTCCGCATTTATTGAACCTAATAAGTAATTCATAATTTCAGAAATACCCGGTCCACCATGATTTTGATATTTTCTTGCCGGTGAAATATTCAATGTTTGACAAAAATCTTCTTGTGGTAAACGCATAATCCACGAGGAATCAGAAGAATATTTACGGTCAAAACGTTCAACCGCTAACGCCTTTATTTCACCTACATTTAAAATAAAGCTATAGGGCACATCTAGGCCAAACTCTTTTGCTATCAATAAACATAAATATTCATTTTCTACACTATCCGACATATCTATCGAATAAGAATGGCTTTCTATTTTACCAATGGGAAGTTTAATAATATGGGTAGTTGGAGTCGCATTCTGAGGTAAGCACCAATGCCCATCTAAATAGAGTAATGCGGTTTTCTCTTGAGCGCCCGCAAGTGAGATCCTAAAGTCATCTTCATCTTCAATCATGCCTAAAGGAGCATTCGCTTTATACCCTGTTAATATTTTTTCTAGTTGCTTATTAGATAAGGGTTTATATTCAATTTTTCTGATATTACTGACTCTTTGCCCATCTAGAATGAGTTGTAAAGCCCCCACACTATCCTGGCCAATCTTAGATAATAAATCGAAAGGTTGATTTGAATCCGCTTGATAACGACTAACAATTCGATTCCGTATCTCAATATTGTCCGGTAGGAGATTATCAAAAAAATTATAAACTTCGTCTCCTCGATATTCTTGGTGCCTAAGTGGCATTGATAAAGAAATAGGTCGAGCACCTGATGTTTCCAACCAGTGACTATTATAAGTAAATTGGTGAGCACCAGTACTTGAACGAATCAAATCCCCAACTAAGTAACCATTCATGTATACATGCAAAGTCGCCATCACCACTCCTCCTTCCATCCGGAGTCTGAATTTGATGAGCCGCTTTCATTTCGCGGTTTAATATCGAGTTCTAAATTGAGGGCAGATAAAATCTTAAAAAAGGTTTCTAATTTGGTAGAGTCAGGAGAGAGTTCAAAGCTAGAAACAGTATCTTGCCGAATACCTACTTTACTAGCGACTTTGCTTTGAGATAACTTTTTCGTCTCTCTGACATCCTTCATATAAGCACTAAGTTGTCGGGTATTCGTCACTTTCATTTTAAAACCTACCTTATTTTTCACCCTAACAATATTTACACGCTATAACCGGTAAACATTATATTACACGCTATAGCCGGTAATATCAAGATTACACGCTATAGGAGGTAAACCATAAATTACACGCTACAGCGTGTGAAAAATATATTAATAAGTATGGCCCACAAAACAGCCAGTGCCATACCTTAGCAAGGTAAAGCTTATATATTACTTGGTTGCTAGAACTTAATAGAGAATTAAGACAGGAAAAATGGAGGGGAGTACCGATAAAGCAAACCTACACGTAATACCGTGTAGGTTATAGACGATAGATGATAGGTGATACCGTATCACTTCCCGATACAAAAACTTGAGAAAATACGGCCTAATAAATCATCAGAAGTAAATTCACCGGTGATTTCGCTAAGTTCCTGCTGAGCTAAACGTAATTCCTCCGCCAGTAACTCACCGGAGCGAGCATTCACTAACTGGTCATAGCCCTGTTCAAGGTGAACGGCTGCTGCATTCAGTGCTTGTAAATGACGACTACGAGCAAGGAAACCACCTTCTGTATTACTGTTAAAGCCAATGGCTTCTTTTAGGTGATCGCGCAACAAATCAATGCCTTTTTCTTCGCGCGCAGACAAGCGAATTAACGGATAACGGGTATTATCAATAAACTCAACCGGTTCGCCTGTCATATCTGCTTTGTTACGAATGACGGTGACCGGAAGTTCATCAGGTAAACGCGCCATAAATTCAGGCCAAATCTCTTGCGGCTCTGTAGCATTGGTTGTGGTGCTATCTACCATAAACAGCACATGGTCCGCTTGTTCGATTTCTTTCCAAGCACGCTCAATACCAATTCGTTCCACTTCATCACTGGCTTCACGTAAGCCTGCGGTATCAATGATATGCAATGGCATGCCATCGATATGAATATGTTCACGTAACACATCACGCGTCGTTCCCGCAATATCCGTCACAATCGCAGCTTCACGGCCCGCCAATGCATTTAGCAAGCTCGATTTTCCTGCATTTGGGCGCCCAGCAATAACCACCTTCATGCCTTCACGCAATAAACTGCCTTGGCGTGCTTGGGAGCGAACTTGTTCTAAATCTGCCACGACTTCGTTGAGTTTAGCTTCAATTTTACCGTCAGACAGGAAATCAATTTCTTCATCTGGGAAATCGATAGCGGCTTCCACATAGATGCGCAAGTGAGTGAGTGCTTCCACCAATTGGTGAATATGGGAAGAAAAAGCCCCTTGTAACGAATTCATCGCTGAACGTGCCGCTTGCTCTGAACTCGCATCAATCAAGTCAGCAATCGCCTCAGCTTGCGCTAAATCGAGCTTATCATTTAAAAATGCACGTTCAGAAAACTCACCTGGATTCGCAATACGAATGCCATCAATCGTTAATATTCTTCTTAACAATAAATCAAGAATAACAGGGCCACCGTGTCCTTGTAACTCAAGGACATCTTCTCCCGTAAATGAATTTGGTCCAGGGAAGTAAAGCGCAATACCTTGGTCAAGAACAGAGCCTTCCTCATCACGAAATGGCAGGTAGTACGCATAACGTGGTTTAGGGAGTTTTCCTAGCACGATTTCAGCAACTTGTGCCGCTTTCGGGCCAGATACACGTAAAATACCGACACCACCACGACCGGGAGGTGTTGCCTGTGCGACGATAGTATCGTTGATTTGCATGATGTTTCTCTGTCATTCCTATAAAAAATTAAGGCGGTCATTAAATGGCCGCCTTAATATTATATCGATAGCTGAGCAGAAGGCTCACCTAAAATTCAATTTATTTCTTTTCTTTCTTATCGCGACTATGCAGACCACGTTTTTCCAGACCACGGTAAATCACTTGTTGCTGGATGATGGTTACTAAGTTACTCACGATATAATACAGAACCAGACCTGATGGGAACCACAGGAAGAAGACAGTGAACACGACTGGCATGTACGTCATAATCTTCTGCTGCATTGGATCAGTCACAGCGGTCGGTGACATTTTCTGAATCACAAACATTGTCACACCCATCAATACAGGCAGGATGTAGTACGGGTCTTGTGCAGACAAGTCTTGAATCCAACCAAAGAACGGTGCGTGGCGCAGTTCAACAGAACCCATCAACATATAGTAAAGTGCAAGGAAGATAGGCATTTGAATCAGCAGAGGTAAACAGCCACCCAGTGGGTTTACTTTTTCTGCTTTATACATCGCCATCATTTCTTGGCTCATACGTTGTTTGTCATCACCAATACGCTCACGCATTGCAGCCAGTTTTGGTTGCAGTAAACGCATTTTCGCCATCGAGGTGTACTGTGCTTTAGTCAGCGGGTACATAATACCACGAACGATAAAGGTAATAACGATGATGGCAATACCCCAGTTACCCACAAAACCGTGAATGAATTTCAGCAGTTTAAACAGTGGCTGAGAGATAAACCATAACCAACCATAATCAACGGTTAAGTCTAAATGTGGTGCAACTGCGGCCATTTCAGACTGAATTTCAGGACCAACCCATAATGTTGATGAATAAGTACCTGCACCATTAGCTGCGATAGTCATTGGTTCACTCTTATAACCAATGATGGCAGACTTTTTATCTAGGTCGATGGTATAGAAAGTGCTCTTTTCTGCACTTGCAGGGATCCACGCCGTTGCAAAATATTGTTGCAACATTGCCACCCAGCCACCTTTAGTGGTCAAGTCGAGGTTTTTATCTTCGATGTCACCAAAGCTATATTTTTTATAGTTGTTTTCATCAGAAGAATACGCCGCACCACGATAAGTATGCAGAGCAAAGTTACTGCTACCGGTATCACGCTCTTTTGGTAACTCGATAGTTTGTTTTAACTGACCGAAGAAAGCGAGACTCAGTGGTTGAGCTGTTGGATTTTGAATACTGTATTCAACTTCAACAGTATATTGGCCACGTTTTACAATGTACGTTTTCTGATACACAACACCGTTGTTATCAGTAAATGTCATTGGTACGCGCAAGACGTCTTGGCCTTTCTCTAATGTGAAAGTTGTAGAATCTGCGCTATACAGCGGACGTTCGCCATTATTATTTGCTGGGTTGTCTGGGCCATGAAGACCAATCAAACCACTTTGTGCCTGGTAGACAAAACCTGGGTTAGTTTCCAGTAAACGGAAAGGGCTTTCCGAATGAAGGGTCGCAGGATAGGCTAACAGGTCAGCCTCATCGATATCACCACCACGAGTATTGATGCGAATATCCAGTACATCAGTCTTGACTGTGATGAGCTTACCTTGCCCACTGCCAGTTACGGCTTGAGCATCACTGCTTGGCATATCCGCTTGTTGCGAAGTTTGAACAGTTTTAACGTCCTGAGCAACTTTATCGCTCTCCCAGGCCTGCCAAACTAAGAACGACACGAACAACAAAGCGATGAGTAGAAGATTGCGTTGCGAATCCATCGTTATAATTCTCTATTATCATCAGTTTTTCTAGGTGGGACAGGATCATCTCCACCAGCGTGTAAAGGGTGGCATTTTAATACGCGTTTCGCCGTTAACCAACTCCCTTTTAGCATACCAAACCTGCGCAATGCCTCAATTCCGTAATTTGAACAAGTAGGATTGAAGCGACAACGAGGCCCTAACAACGGGCTAAT includes these proteins:
- the mnmE gene encoding tRNA uridine-5-carboxymethylaminomethyl(34) synthesis GTPase MnmE, encoding MQINDTIVAQATPPGRGGVGILRVSGPKAAQVAEIVLGKLPKPRYAYYLPFRDEEGSVLDQGIALYFPGPNSFTGEDVLELQGHGGPVILDLLLRRILTIDGIRIANPGEFSERAFLNDKLDLAQAEAIADLIDASSEQAARSAMNSLQGAFSSHIHQLVEALTHLRIYVEAAIDFPDEEIDFLSDGKIEAKLNEVVADLEQVRSQARQGSLLREGMKVVIAGRPNAGKSSLLNALAGREAAIVTDIAGTTRDVLREHIHIDGMPLHIIDTAGLREASDEVERIGIERAWKEIEQADHVLFMVDSTTTNATEPQEIWPEFMARLPDELPVTVIRNKADMTGEPVEFIDNTRYPLIRLSAREEKGIDLLRDHLKEAIGFNSNTEGGFLARSRHLQALNAAAVHLEQGYDQLVNARSGELLAEELRLAQQELSEITGEFTSDDLLGRIFSSFCIGK
- the yidC gene encoding membrane protein insertase YidC yields the protein MDSQRNLLLIALLFVSFLVWQAWESDKVAQDVKTVQTSQQADMPSSDAQAVTGSGQGKLITVKTDVLDIRINTRGGDIDEADLLAYPATLHSESPFRLLETNPGFVYQAQSGLIGLHGPDNPANNNGERPLYSADSTTFTLEKGQDVLRVPMTFTDNNGVVYQKTYIVKRGQYTVEVEYSIQNPTAQPLSLAFFGQLKQTIELPKERDTGSSNFALHTYRGAAYSSDENNYKKYSFGDIEDKNLDLTTKGGWVAMLQQYFATAWIPASAEKSTFYTIDLDKKSAIIGYKSEPMTIAANGAGTYSSTLWVGPEIQSEMAAVAPHLDLTVDYGWLWFISQPLFKLLKFIHGFVGNWGIAIIVITFIVRGIMYPLTKAQYTSMAKMRLLQPKLAAMRERIGDDKQRMSQEMMAMYKAEKVNPLGGCLPLLIQMPIFLALYYMLMGSVELRHAPFFGWIQDLSAQDPYYILPVLMGVTMFVIQKMSPTAVTDPMQQKIMTYMPVVFTVFFLWFPSGLVLYYIVSNLVTIIQQQVIYRGLEKRGLHSRDKKEKK
- a CDS encoding type II toxin-antitoxin system HipA family toxin, with the translated sequence MATLHVYMNGYLVGDLIRSSTGAHQFTYNSHWLETSGARPISLSMPLRHQEYRGDEVYNFFDNLLPDNIEIRNRIVSRYQADSNQPFDLLSKIGQDSVGALQLILDGQRVSNIRKIEYKPLSNKQLEKILTGYKANAPLGMIEDEDDFRISLAGAQEKTALLYLDGHWCLPQNATPTTHIIKLPIGKIESHSYSIDMSDSVENEYLCLLIAKEFGLDVPYSFILNVGEIKALAVERFDRKYSSDSSWIMRLPQEDFCQTLNISPARKYQNHGGPGISEIMNYLLGSINAEKDRYQFMKSQVLFWLLAATDGHAKNFSLFIEPEGRYQLTPFYDILSMYPSYGGRGINPRDAKLAMGLKGTRGMKYNIEQIFPRHFFSTAKAVGFDRAEMEKILIEFGEQMESVIKKVREQLPTDFPEHIADSILSGLHHKAARLNKGWD
- the yidD gene encoding membrane protein insertion efficiency factor YidD; translation: MASSPSLGSKILIMLIRGYQLAISPLLGPRCRFNPTCSNYGIEALRRFGMLKGSWLTAKRVLKCHPLHAGGDDPVPPRKTDDNREL
- a CDS encoding helix-turn-helix domain-containing protein, whose amino-acid sequence is MKVTNTRQLSAYMKDVRETKKLSQSKVASKVGIRQDTVSSFELSPDSTKLETFFKILSALNLELDIKPRNESGSSNSDSGWKEEW